A DNA window from Niabella yanshanensis contains the following coding sequences:
- a CDS encoding nucleoside phosphorylase, with translation MSRIAESELILNNRGAVYHLDLRPEELAGTVITVGDPDRVKEFSKYFDHIEVQQQHREFVTHTGTIGGKRLTVLSSGIGPDNIDIVMNELDALVNIDFETRQVKENLTALNIIRVGTSGSLQGDIGVDEFVASTHGLGIDNLLNFYLHERNDEEALLLQSFITHTQVKGEPYVTGAAPSLLKHFAQGFHQGITVTCPGFYGPQGRVLRLGISNPNLIDRLTDFSFGQHRITNFEMETSAIYGLGKLLGHHCLALNAIVANRVKKEFSKDGKAAVESLIKTFLSIFVQHF, from the coding sequence ATGAGCAGGATAGCCGAAAGTGAATTGATATTAAATAACCGGGGCGCGGTATACCATTTAGACCTGAGACCGGAAGAGTTGGCGGGTACTGTTATCACCGTTGGAGATCCTGACCGTGTAAAAGAATTCAGCAAATATTTTGATCATATAGAAGTGCAGCAACAGCACCGGGAATTTGTTACCCATACCGGAACCATTGGAGGAAAAAGATTGACTGTACTTTCTTCCGGTATTGGGCCGGATAATATAGATATTGTAATGAACGAGCTGGATGCACTGGTAAATATTGACTTTGAAACCCGCCAGGTAAAGGAAAACCTCACTGCGCTGAATATCATCCGGGTGGGCACTTCAGGCTCTTTACAGGGCGATATTGGTGTTGATGAGTTTGTGGCATCAACCCATGGCCTGGGCATTGATAACCTGCTTAATTTTTACCTGCATGAAAGAAATGACGAAGAAGCGCTGTTGCTTCAGTCTTTTATAACGCACACTCAGGTTAAAGGTGAACCCTACGTTACCGGCGCTGCTCCTTCCCTGCTCAAGCATTTTGCTCAGGGCTTTCACCAGGGTATTACCGTAACCTGCCCGGGGTTTTATGGGCCGCAGGGCCGCGTATTGCGATTAGGTATCAGCAATCCCAACTTAATAGACCGCCTTACCGACTTCAGTTTTGGCCAACATCGCATTACTAATTTTGAAATGGAAACCTCGGCTATCTATGGCCTGGGTAAATTGTTAGGCCATCACTGCCTGGCCCTGAATGCCATTGTAGCGAACCGGGTGAAAAAAGAATTTAGTAAGGATGGCAAAGCCGCTGTAGAAAGCCTGATCAAGACTTTCCTTTCTATATTTGTACAACATTTTTAA
- a CDS encoding DUF6377 domain-containing protein, which yields MRKVLLISGLLLLKQIAVSAQTPDSLLTILDDKIKNKHVYEELKEQKINELKVEKRELKNNALETYSINRDLYNAYKNYMSDSAIYYLNQNISIADSLNDISRINETRIASATLFVRLGMYFEARELLEKVKEETLSLQQHLDFFLAYRELYLGLGSYSQNARERHNYWEQARHFDDLMMNITPDTSEEHLRSIEKSLRVKNDFTEALKINDQRLKLTRPLTVPYALVTFHRSLIYRKMGDVSNEKKYLALSAISDVQLAIKDNASISILAALLMREGDINRAYQYIRFCLDNIKDYNTRIRSSEILNIQAIIDKEYQSQNDKKNKELQAVLIIVCILSVLLTISVVYVYKQMKKGQAFSRKLKEINGEQELLNAKLSDMNEELKKRNLEVAEADHIKQEYIAYFLDECAKYIIKLDNYRLMVNKKLQGRQYEGLYNITRDNSLKAEESKELFLNFDTMFINLFPDFLTRFNALLNDEEQIIVKKGEVLNTELRIYALIRLGISDSSKIARFLGYSVNTIYNYRTKMKNKSKVAREDFEESVKKIGAFI from the coding sequence ATGAGAAAGGTTTTATTGATATCAGGATTATTACTGCTTAAACAAATTGCCGTATCTGCCCAGACCCCGGATTCGCTGTTAACGATCCTGGATGATAAAATAAAGAATAAGCATGTTTACGAGGAACTCAAAGAGCAAAAGATCAATGAGCTCAAAGTTGAAAAAAGAGAACTTAAAAACAATGCTTTAGAAACCTATTCGATCAACAGGGATTTGTATAACGCGTACAAAAATTACATGTCCGACTCGGCTATCTATTATCTAAATCAGAACATAAGCATTGCCGATAGCCTGAACGATATAAGCCGTATCAATGAAACCCGTATTGCTTCGGCAACACTTTTTGTAAGGTTGGGCATGTACTTTGAAGCCAGGGAACTTTTAGAGAAAGTGAAAGAGGAGACGTTGAGTTTACAGCAACACCTGGACTTCTTTCTTGCTTACAGGGAACTTTACCTGGGGCTGGGATCTTATAGTCAGAATGCCAGGGAGCGACATAACTACTGGGAGCAGGCGCGGCATTTCGATGACCTGATGATGAACATAACACCTGATACCTCAGAAGAGCACCTGAGAAGTATAGAAAAATCGCTGAGGGTAAAGAATGATTTCACTGAAGCACTTAAAATAAATGATCAAAGACTAAAATTAACCCGGCCCCTGACCGTGCCCTATGCATTGGTTACTTTCCATCGTTCTCTAATTTACCGAAAAATGGGCGATGTCAGTAACGAAAAAAAATACCTGGCCTTATCAGCTATTTCAGACGTTCAGCTGGCTATAAAGGATAATGCTTCTATATCTATACTTGCTGCGCTTTTGATGCGTGAGGGAGATATTAACCGTGCCTACCAGTATATACGATTTTGCCTGGATAACATCAAAGATTATAATACACGTATCCGGAGCTCTGAAATATTAAATATCCAGGCTATTATAGACAAGGAGTACCAGAGCCAGAACGACAAAAAGAACAAGGAGCTGCAGGCTGTATTGATTATTGTGTGCATTTTATCAGTACTGCTTACGATTTCTGTTGTGTATGTTTATAAGCAAATGAAGAAGGGGCAGGCATTTAGCCGTAAGTTAAAAGAAATAAACGGGGAACAGGAATTGCTGAATGCAAAGCTCTCTGATATGAATGAAGAGCTTAAAAAAAGAAACCTGGAAGTTGCCGAGGCCGACCACATCAAGCAGGAATATATTGCCTATTTCCTGGATGAATGCGCTAAGTATATTATCAAGCTGGACAACTACAGGCTGATGGTAAACAAAAAGCTGCAGGGGCGGCAATATGAAGGCCTTTATAATATCACCAGGGATAACTCGCTAAAGGCTGAAGAATCGAAAGAATTATTTTTGAACTTCGATACCATGTTTATTAATTTGTTCCCCGATTTCCTGACCCGGTTCAATGCATTATTGAATGATGAAGAACAGATTATTGTAAAAAAAGGCGAAGTATTGAATACCGAATTACGTATTTATGCATTAATCAGACTGGGTATTTCTGACAGTTCGAAAATTGCCCGCTTCCTGGGTTATTCAGTTAATACCATTTATAATTATCGAACGAAAATGAAAAACAAATCAAAGGTAGCCCGCGAAGATTTTGAAGAGAGCGTTAAAAAAATCGGGGCATTTATATAG
- a CDS encoding NUDIX domain-containing protein has product MINTINLRVYGVLVNDKKQVLVSDERIYYNNLEVTKFPGGGLELGEGTRDCVIRECKEEIGIDVEVVDHIYTTDFFQQSAFNPEHQIVSVYYLIRPLEALDLPVNNGDAIYPEQVSEIFRFVDWEYFNEGVMTLPIDKVVAKLLREKY; this is encoded by the coding sequence ATGATCAATACAATCAACCTGCGCGTATATGGCGTATTGGTAAATGATAAAAAGCAGGTACTGGTAAGCGACGAACGGATTTACTATAATAACCTGGAAGTAACCAAGTTTCCCGGCGGAGGGTTAGAACTCGGGGAAGGTACCCGCGACTGCGTTATCAGGGAATGTAAAGAAGAAATAGGAATTGACGTTGAAGTAGTGGACCATATCTATACTACCGATTTTTTTCAGCAATCTGCCTTTAACCCCGAACACCAGATCGTATCTGTTTATTATCTGATCAGGCCGCTCGAAGCGTTAGACCTGCCTGTAAATAATGGAGATGCCATTTACCCCGAACAGGTATCAGAAATTTTCAGGTTCGTAGACTGGGAGTATTTTAACGAAGGAGTTATGACGCTTCCGATTGATAAAGTAGTAGCCAAACTATTGCGTGAAAAATATTAG
- a CDS encoding Gfo/Idh/MocA family protein, with translation MKRRKFIGQTAQAAAALTILPSYVMGGKSHVAPSDRINIGYIGLGKQSDTLLRGISACKEAYVSAVCDVDTKKLEHFYQRALKVNENKGIAGIERFKHYRELLAMKGLDAVVIATPDHWHAQMAVDAAAAGKDIYCEKPLALTIAEGRAMVDATRKYKRVFQTGSMQRSSYNFRQAAELVANHYIGKIKEINVSVGEPVMQCDLPSLPAPEYLDWDLWIGPSMYRGYNPVLAPPIEDPKWAWWRGYQGFGGGYITDWGAHMFDIVQWALGMDQSGPVEFVAPDEPAAKTGLYYVYANGIKVHHKKWGEGNAIQFIGEKGTIEVSRSFLRSNPADIVNTKFSTKDKRLYFSDNHYQDWINAIKKRSRPICDVEIGHRTATICNAVNIAYELQRSLKWNPKKEMFNDESANMMRSRPYRGKWDFTKF, from the coding sequence ATGAAAAGAAGAAAATTTATCGGCCAGACTGCCCAGGCTGCTGCCGCCCTAACTATTTTACCATCGTATGTGATGGGAGGTAAATCTCATGTGGCGCCCAGCGACCGGATCAATATCGGGTATATAGGATTGGGAAAACAATCCGATACGTTGCTCAGGGGAATAAGTGCGTGTAAGGAAGCTTATGTTAGCGCAGTTTGTGATGTTGATACAAAGAAACTGGAGCATTTTTATCAGCGTGCTTTAAAGGTCAATGAAAATAAAGGCATAGCGGGTATTGAACGCTTTAAACATTACCGCGAGCTGCTTGCCATGAAAGGGCTTGATGCTGTAGTTATTGCAACGCCGGATCACTGGCATGCACAAATGGCCGTAGACGCTGCCGCCGCTGGCAAAGATATTTATTGTGAAAAGCCGCTGGCGCTCACCATAGCAGAAGGAAGAGCAATGGTAGACGCGACGCGTAAATATAAACGCGTTTTTCAAACGGGTAGTATGCAACGTTCATCCTACAATTTCAGGCAGGCTGCAGAACTGGTGGCTAATCACTATATCGGGAAGATCAAAGAAATTAATGTGTCGGTTGGAGAGCCGGTGATGCAATGCGACCTGCCGTCTTTACCTGCTCCGGAATACCTGGATTGGGATCTGTGGATAGGTCCGTCTATGTACAGGGGTTATAATCCGGTTTTGGCGCCCCCCATTGAAGATCCCAAATGGGCCTGGTGGCGGGGCTACCAGGGCTTTGGTGGCGGATACATTACGGATTGGGGCGCCCATATGTTTGATATTGTTCAATGGGCGCTGGGAATGGATCAATCAGGCCCTGTGGAATTTGTAGCCCCTGATGAACCTGCAGCAAAAACAGGTTTGTATTACGTATATGCCAATGGAATTAAAGTGCATCACAAGAAATGGGGAGAAGGTAATGCAATCCAGTTTATTGGAGAGAAGGGCACCATTGAAGTAAGCCGTTCATTCTTACGCAGCAATCCCGCAGATATTGTAAATACTAAATTCAGCACAAAAGATAAAAGACTTTACTTTAGCGACAATCATTACCAGGACTGGATTAACGCGATTAAAAAAAGATCCAGGCCCATCTGCGACGTAGAAATAGGTCATCGCACTGCTACGATTTGCAATGCAGTAAATATTGCTTACGAATTACAACGTAGCTTAAAATGGAATCCTAAGAAAGAGATGTTTAACGACGAAAGCGCTAATATGATGAGGTCGAGACCCTACCGGGGAAAATGGGATTTTACCAAATTTTAA
- a CDS encoding AI-2E family transporter, translated as MPQKVFNERIKQILILAIILLLIITIIKELVGFLPGLLGAVTLYIVSRKKYFRFIYDKKWKKGWTAMGFILFYLIVVGIPISLAVTLISPKINSVLENPTQILNSAKQTIDVVQKKVGFDLISENSISNAVNKITAFVPKLLNSTLNLVSNLAIMLFILYYMLYNGAGIEKYLNKAVPLKRRNVKILSDETKKVVIANALGIPMISIIQGIIATIGYALFGVQDWGLYGFLTGVCAFFPVVGTMIVWVPVVIYMFATGDTLNATLLLLYHAIVTGNVDYIARITLLKRIGDTHPVITIMGVLVGLSLFGFVGLVFGPLLISYVIVMYDIYMNEFVHNHPDDDEEPKPEPLSPQLVEDDPQKA; from the coding sequence ATGCCTCAAAAAGTATTTAACGAGCGGATCAAGCAAATATTAATACTGGCGATTATCCTGCTGCTTATTATTACTATAATAAAAGAACTGGTTGGTTTTTTGCCCGGTCTTTTAGGTGCTGTAACCTTGTATATTGTGAGCCGCAAAAAATACTTCCGGTTTATTTATGACAAAAAATGGAAGAAAGGGTGGACCGCTATGGGGTTTATCCTCTTTTACCTGATAGTGGTAGGGATTCCCATCAGCCTGGCAGTAACATTAATTAGCCCTAAGATCAATAGTGTGCTTGAGAATCCTACACAAATATTAAACTCAGCCAAGCAAACCATTGACGTGGTACAAAAGAAGGTAGGGTTTGATCTGATATCAGAAAACTCTATTTCAAATGCTGTTAACAAAATAACAGCCTTCGTACCCAAACTCCTGAACAGTACTTTGAACCTGGTTTCTAACCTGGCTATTATGCTGTTTATATTATATTATATGCTCTATAATGGCGCCGGCATTGAAAAATACCTGAATAAGGCGGTACCACTGAAGAGACGTAACGTTAAGATTTTATCGGACGAAACCAAGAAGGTTGTTATTGCGAATGCCCTGGGTATTCCAATGATTTCTATTATTCAGGGAATTATAGCAACTATTGGATATGCATTATTTGGAGTACAGGACTGGGGCTTATATGGTTTTTTAACCGGCGTATGTGCTTTTTTCCCGGTGGTAGGCACCATGATCGTTTGGGTTCCTGTAGTCATATATATGTTTGCTACCGGCGATACGCTAAATGCCACTTTACTATTGCTATATCATGCTATTGTAACAGGTAATGTAGACTATATTGCGCGTATTACTTTATTGAAAAGAATAGGAGACACACATCCTGTTATCACTATTATGGGTGTGTTGGTAGGATTAAGCTTATTTGGTTTTGTGGGATTAGTATTCGGGCCTTTACTGATTAGTTATGTGATCGTAATGTATGATATTTACATGAACGAATTTGTTCATAATCACCCTGACGATGATGAAGAGCCTAAACCGGAACCTTTATCGCCGCAACTGGTAGAAGATGATCCCCAAAAAGCCTGA
- the dapF gene encoding diaminopimelate epimerase translates to MRFYKYQGTGNDFVIVDNRAVNHSALSQQRIHQICDRRFGIGADGFMLLNNKPGYDFEMVYYNADGREGSMCGNGGRCIVQFAHDIGIDRNNFKFLAVDGDHLADITDGLVSLKMMDVTGISQFDTHSVLNTGSPHYVKKVTGLAEMDVYTEGRNIRYNDEFNEKGINVNFVEELGKGSLKVRTYERGVEDETFSCGTGVTAAALVFYQQETGRNSIDIEVLGGKLNVSYNRNADGSYDDIWLKGPAVKVFEGNVGF, encoded by the coding sequence ATGCGCTTTTATAAATACCAGGGAACCGGGAATGATTTTGTAATAGTAGATAACAGGGCAGTAAACCATAGCGCTCTTTCGCAGCAGCGTATTCACCAGATCTGTGATCGCCGTTTTGGCATTGGCGCTGATGGATTTATGCTACTCAATAATAAACCCGGGTACGATTTTGAAATGGTGTATTATAATGCAGACGGACGGGAAGGCAGTATGTGTGGAAACGGCGGGCGCTGCATTGTTCAGTTTGCGCACGACATCGGAATTGACAGAAATAATTTTAAATTCCTGGCAGTTGATGGCGACCATCTTGCCGATATTACTGATGGGTTGGTTTCCCTGAAAATGATGGATGTAACCGGCATTAGTCAATTTGATACACATTCGGTTTTGAATACCGGGTCGCCTCACTATGTTAAAAAAGTAACAGGCCTTGCAGAGATGGATGTTTATACCGAAGGCAGAAATATCAGGTATAACGATGAGTTTAATGAAAAAGGCATCAACGTAAATTTTGTTGAAGAATTGGGCAAAGGATCTCTCAAAGTAAGAACCTATGAACGGGGTGTGGAAGACGAAACCTTTTCCTGTGGAACCGGTGTTACAGCGGCTGCGCTGGTCTTTTACCAACAGGAAACAGGCCGCAACTCAATAGACATTGAAGTGCTGGGCGGAAAACTAAATGTAAGTTATAACAGAAATGCTGATGGCTCTTATGATGACATCTGGTTAAAAGGCCCTGCAGTAAAAGTATTCGAGGGAAATGTTGGTTTTTAA